In Rattus norvegicus strain BN/NHsdMcwi chromosome 1, GRCr8, whole genome shotgun sequence, a genomic segment contains:
- the LOC134485044 gene encoding sperm motility kinase Y-like, with the protein MPTETEEELPTPTPEPSISEEGNFHSQYQVLGTIGQGGNAKVLLAHHRLTGTPVAVKVLRKDKQWFQPAMMEANIMRKINHPNIVSLIQVIEKETRIYLIMELVEGQELYQYIRESGHIEEDEARQIFEQILSAVSYCHGKGIVHRDLKLDNIMIDKNKKVKVIDFGLSTQFQPGKMLNHHCGTYSFGSPELLLGHRYDGPKNDMWIIGVVLYCMVVGKLPFDSVIIQELQRQVVAGVYPAPCGVSKELEDLLSKLLRVNPNFRPTARKAMKHPWFKEHWNGLIGPYEEMLPLTPDPAILDAMKSIGFQASVVKHSLKQRKYNEEMATYFFLQKQALQGDGCTAQAQQVSPVVAPFPSLDPAAAFRLEPKRSGSLPVLGTLRVSSSHGHVSHYGQNAHPKGGKRSTVAGHLRPLPMTPTQDHYHKYSVSVPCIQTTSIFTEKSSNKEIKEDNPLSHRAPLEDKPIPSRVRHRGFKGWTRNIANALIKLCCCMPRRKKPRLGQNRISPQK; encoded by the coding sequence atgcctacagagactgaggaggagttaccaacccctacacccgagcccagtatctctgaggagggcaacttccattcccaataccaagtattggggacaattgggcaagggggcaacgccaaagtcctcctggcccaccaccggctcacaggaaccccggtggctgtcaaagttctgcgaaaggacaagcagtggttccagccagccatgatggaagcaaacataatgagaaagatcaaccaccccaacatagtgtctctcatacaagttattgaaaaggaaacgagaatatacctcataatggagctggtggaaggccaagaactctaccagtacatcagagagtcagggcacatagaggaggatgaggcccggcaaatatttgaacagatattgtcagcagtgagctactgccatggaaaggggattgttcaccgagacctcaaactggacaatataatgattgataaaaacaaaaaggtcaaagtcatcgactttgggcttagcacccaatttcaacctggaaaaatgctaaaccaccactgcggcacgtactcttttggttcccctgaactcctccttggccatcggtatgacgggccgaagaatgatatgtggattataggagtggtcttgtactgtatggtagtgggaaagctcccatttgattcagtgatcatccaagaactgcaaagacaagtagtggcaggggtatatcctgctccctgtggggtttcaaaagaactggaggacctccttagtaaattactgagggtaaatcccaactttagaccaacagcaagaaaggcgatgaaacacccttggttcaaagaacactggaacggattgataggtccctatgaagaaatgcttcccctcacaccagacccggccattttggatgccatgaaaagcattggattccaagcctctgtagtaaaacactctttaaaacaaagaaaatataatgaggaaatggcaacttatttctttctacaaaagcaggctctccagggggatggctgcacagcccaggcacagcaagtgagtcccgttgtagccccatttcctagccttgatcctgctgctgcttttagattagaaccaaagaggagtggaagcctgccagtccttggcaccttgcgggtgtcatcctcccatggtcacgtatctcactatggccagaatgctcatccaaaaggaggcaaaagatccactgtggctggtcatctcaggcctctaccgatgacacctacacaggaccactatcacaaatattccgtgagtgtcccatgcattcaaacaacaagcatcttcactgagaagagtagcaataaggaaatcaaagaagacaacccactctcccacagagccccattagaggataagcccatccccagcagggtccggcacagaggttttaaggggtggaccaggaatatagcaaatgccctgataaagctgtgttgctgcatgccaaggagaaagaaacctcgcctggggcagaacagaatctccccccagaaatga